GTAGCTTCAACTTCTGGCAATACGATCAGCCTAATTGGTATGTTATCAAATTGTGGACTTTGGAACAGTTTGCACATCCTTTATATGCATTATTCCGGATGAGATCCTCTGCcccacaatttagtgtgtaccaccATGTACCACTCTTATtctctttattttataattattttttataaaaataaaaattattattatattatgaactccaattaatatttatcactaaaaattgaaattttaaaaaattatataccctaactttaaattaattaacccaaataatatattattaatacaaacaaatataaaaaataattataaatcctacttggatgagtgaacccttgttaattatctttacattatattaaagcataatacattaaaattaaagaaaaaataatttaaaattatatcaaattaagagtggtacacactaaattgtgggacaAAGGATCCCATTTGGCATTCCGACGCCCTGACGATTTTGTaggagaaataaatattttaaaatatcacATGATGCCGAAGtaaatttgagatttttgacTTTAGGCATTAATTATTTTAGGgtttatttgaaataaataaatattttcgatCACCGGATAAAAActgagacaaaaacgaaaggttatgtatttaaaaacagattttttaaattgggagcaaaaaccaattctgtGTAAATGttatgaatttacaggcaattaacccATTATTTTATCATTAGACCAATACACGTATATATTTGAGTGTCTCATTTACAAACTCATATAtatgtttaatattttatgAATTGCTCTATCGCGTGTTTTAAACACTTTTGGTTACGGATTAttctattaataattttattttattcattataacttcttatttaaaataataataataataataataaataatcataaatttattatatcCATTAACCATAACCTCCAAATTAAAGACACTTATCTACACAGCAATGTCCGTAGAAATGACAATTCAGGGCTCAAAGAAGAAGCTCTTTTGCTTCATATTTCCAATGAATAAAAGCATAGTTGGAACTTGTTAAATATTGAATTGGAGAATTAAATCTAAATCGTGGATAGTTGATTTGAATTGGAGAGACGCAGAAAACGATGTCTAAGATGAGATGTTGCGAGGCCGTAGAGTTATAAAAatacttatttaaattaaagaatttaattattctgaaaaaaattaagaatttaattcaaaaattaaaagataaaataatatattcattattatttttaatagggAGTTACAAACAATGAATAAAATAGAGGGTGTGAATATAATCGCCATTTGCCTACCAACCTAGTCAGACTTCAATGTGTTTTTAATTGAGCCCAACTAGAATCAAATTCAGGAATTGgactttttttattaatatatattgcGAAATAACGACTTTATTGGACCTCAACCGCCAAAAGTAAAGTCGCCTCTTCTCTCAATTTTTGGCAATGCAGTTAACTAGTATTATTTGGTTGCTAATTTTTCTTATATTAAATATTCGAATCAAAATACTCTGCTTAGATAGTTCCACCTTAAAAGCAAAGTGATATATTAACAcaagcactcccagcagaaatcccaaaattatgctcctatattcctccatAAAgtttccctatttaattttaggatctcgattttataaatgcatacaccagatctcttattttctacataaaaacaataattatgtgtgggccatactaattataaacttaaaataaatttagggtgagtgtaaatttaagattgaatttaggtatgtgtaaattttttttgtgggccccatctaatttaggggatctgctggatgcatttttttatctcattttcaattgttttagcctaaatttagagttagtgatgcatttaggtgatctgttgGGAGTGCTCAAGTTAATTGGTGAGTCTATTTTACGGTGATGGTGTTATCGTTGAGGCCACTTATTACAAGAAGATTATATAACAAGTCATGCTTAGCTTACGCTGATTCCACACAATTTTGTTTGCGGGAAGAAGGTAGAGTCTTTGAAGCCGTGGAAACCAACATGCTGCAGCTCAACTCACAGCTCAAGGAACTCGTAAAAGCTGGCCACTTGAGAAGCGCCCGTAACATGTTTGATGCTTTGCCTCACAGAGATGAGATATCTTGGACGACTATGATCTCGGGCTACGTGAATGCCTCCGATTCATCTCAAGCCTTGTCTCTGTTTTCCAAAATGTGGGTCATCCCGAATTCCCGAATGGACGACTTCCTTCTCAGCCTTGCTCTCAAGGCGTGTGGGCTGAATGTGAATCTCAAGTTTGGAGAGACGTTGCACGCCTATTCGGTCAAAACTGGTTTCGTCAACTCTGTTTTTGTTGGGAGCGCACTGCTTGATATGTACATGAAGAATGGTAGAGTCTTCGACGGTTGTAGATTCTTTGATGAGATGCCGTTGAGAAATGTAGTGTCTTGGACTGCCATCATCACGGGGCTTGTTCGTGGTGGTTTTAGCTTGCAGGGACTTTCTTATTTCGCTGACATGTGGAGGGACGGCGTTGAGCATGATTCTTATACATTCGCCATCGCGTTGAAGGCCTGTGCTGATTTGCAGCTCTTGAAACATGGCAAGGAGATTCATGCTAGGACAATAAAGAATGGTGTAGATACAACCTCATATGTGGTTAATAGCCTTGCCTCCATGTATAACAAGTGTGGGAATCTGGCTTATGGTTTGCATCTGTTTGAAAACATGAGTAAACCTGACGTGGTTTCTTGGACGTCTGTGATAAATACGTATGTTCAGACAGGGAGTGATCATCAGGGAATCCAGGCTTTCGTGAGGATGAGAGAGTGCGGTGTATGTCCTAATGAGTACACTTACGCAGCAGTGATTTCTGGCGTTGCAAACGTTGCAAGAATTGTTTGGGGTCGACAATTGCATGCACTGGTTTTGCAGGGGGGTCTTGTAGATTCATTATCCGTAGCGAATTCGCTCATGACAATGTATTCAAAATGTGGGCAGACTAATTCAGCTTCAGCAATCTTTCATGAAATGACCAGAAGAGATATAATTTCTTGGAGTACCATTATTGCAGGTCATGCTCAAGGGGGTTACGGAGAGGAGGCCCTCGAACTCCTATCGTGGATGAGGAGGGAGGGGCCAAAGCCGACTGAATTCGCTCTTTCTAGTGTACTCAGTGTCTGTGGGAGTATGGCCATTCTTGAGCAGGGTAGACAGCTTCATGCTTATGCTCTGACTGTTGGTTTGGATCAGACAGCGCTGATACGAAGTGCTCTGATAAATATGTATTCGAAATGTGGGAGCttacaagatgctgaaaagacTTTCTCTCTGTCACATAATGATGATATAGTGTCATGGACAGCCATGATAAATGGATATGCTGAACATGGACACAGCCGGGAAGCCATTGATTTATTTGAGAAGCTTCGTCATTTTGGTTTGAGGCCAGACCCCGTTACACTTATTGGTGTTCTTAGCGCTTGTAGCCATGTTGGACTCCTTGAGCTCGGTTTTCACTACTTTGATTCAATGACTAAAGAGTACGAAATAGCTCCTTCCAAAGAGCACTATGGTTGCATGATCGACCTCCTATGCCGGGCTGGAAGACTACAAGAAGCCGAGAATATGATCAAAAGCATGCCTGTGGAGAGGGATGATGTTGTTTGGTCGACTCTGCTTAGAGCCAGCAGAGAACACGGTGATGTTGAGCGTGCAAGGACTGCAGCAGAGCAACTTCTTCAACGGGATCCAGATTGTGCAGGGACCCATATCACACTGGCTAATATCTATGCCTCGAGAGGGAAATGGAGCGAAGCAGCGCAAGTGAGGAAACTGATGAAATCAAAAGGTGTTATCAAGGAAACTGGGTGGTCTTGGATAAAAATCAAGGATCAGGTTTCTGCATTCGTAGCCGGTGACAGAACTCATCCACTGTGTGAAGATATGTACTGCATTTTGAAGTTGATAGCTTCAAAAGATGATCTCACATTCCAGGAACTTGCTTCAGTCCTATCTGTTACAGAGGGTTAGCAAGTGATATGAGATTCTGATTTCTGTTCCATTTACCAGACTAGCCACAAGATGCAGTGGCTTTTGCTTGAAGTTAATGTTTCACTAGACTTTCAAGCAAGCAATTTGTTTCTTTATTCTGGGCTATGAGAAACGATTGAGTTTCTGTCAGCTGTTCTGGTCAAGGATGGGAACTGGCACCAGAAAAGGGCATGCCATCAGTTCTTCCAGCACCAAAAAAATCATGCCATGACAGCATTTGAGCTGCGATAGTATGGAAATACGAGTCACGACACTTCAGAAAGAGCTCCCGTTTCAAGGAAGTATGGATCAATATTCTGATGATTTCTTGATGTATACAAAAGTTGTACTTGTTTGTCATGGTTTCTTTCATTGCATTAAGTATAACAAGAGAATGATTTGTGCTCATCCAGTTGAGCAATGATTTATGATCCTATCAAGAAAATTCAGAGCTGCAAAAAGAATATTAAAGAGATTTAATCTGAATTTTTCTATACATCAGTAAGCCAGGACTGGTAACTATGAATAACAAAAGAAACAACGATTCCAATGGCACCCAAAGTGATGGCAATTCTAGCCCACAAGATGGATATGAACCAGTTCAGCACAAAGCTGTTCCATGACCAGAACCAGATGCACCCAAAGGTGAATCCCACGATTGCTCCCACAACCACTTGGCTAACTGTATGAAGCCGTTGGGAAATCCGCAGCCATGCCTGCAATGACAAGGTTTGCAAATTTAACAACCAAATAGTTCTATTTCATGATAATATACTAAACCAAGTGTTGTGTTCAAGCATATATAAGCATTGTACAAACCTAAATGAGGCTAATACTTATAAAGATTTGTTGTAGTTATTAAATCTATAAGTGATGTATGTAGCTTCAGATGAACACAAAAAATCCTCCTATCGGGAAGACCTAAACCGACAAGAATTAACAAAATTTGCCACGGGGAAGGGAAAAATTGTTTCCACCAGCAATAActccactcaattttaaagACCCTGCTCTATAACCACAATTACAGAATTTTAGCTTTAGATGTAAATAGAAAACATCGATATTCCCTCAACCAATATCAACTTGAGTGCATAAAACTTATAAAAGTTGTCTGTAAATGCTGCAAGGAAAAAAGGCAGTCTTCATTTAATCATGAAAGTATTTGACTGAGCTAAATTTAACTAGCAAAGCCACGTAAGTAATGTACTTTCAATGGCTATTATGATACACAAGTATACCAAATTCAGAGAATTCAATGCAAGTGATATATACTTACAAAATAAGAGCCGAGTGTAGCAAAAACTCCGCTTAGAGTGATTGTAAAAGCATTTACCCCAAACATCTCCACCACTACAGAGAAGGATACACATCAGATATCCAATATGCATGATAAGATAGAACAAAGGAAGCAGAATTGGCATGCAGCAGTCAACAATATAAATGATCATATGCCATGCAGCGGAATTTGAGCTTAAAACTCATACAATGGCATCCTATGTTCGAAAGGAACAAGCTTTTAGCAGGAAATACAAACTGAATCAATTAAAATGACCCACTAGTGCCTATGGTGAACCTACCAAAACAATGATCCACCTATATAATTCCAAGGGCCAAAAGTGCCATGCTGGTACTTGATAGGTATACTGATTCGGAATAACAAATATGAATTTCACGTAACTTCCACCATATTTGTTACAGCAAGAATGAATGTATGATTCGCAATGAAGTATGTCAAAAACAACATACTCAATGGTAAGAAAGGCTTACACGAAACAACGAGAAATGTGACTGTATAGCCTATAGACTGTGCATGAGAAGAAGGCATCCCCGGGTCTGATCTTAATGTAGAAACAGGCCTTTCTTGGTTCAGAACATGCTTAAGTACAACTGAGAGCATAGCATTGAGTGCAGACCCCAGAGCAGCCCATAAAGCTAGTGCATCATGCCTCCAGAGAATGAATGCAGCAAGAATCGCTGAGATAAGCCACTTGCTCTGGGTCAAGTATAAGAAGCCAATGAAATTAGTAAATTCTTAAAGATAGAAACTATTCTTCAAGCCCAATCATTTTCAGAAAAATTGTTGTTTTTAACCCGATTCATATACATATGCATTATTCTTCAAAATTAGTCATGTTGATCTGGTAATCAAGCTACGCATTGAAGCTTTGGTAGAAAAAGACAAGTGAAGAATTCAGGACGAGAAAACAACGAGACAACATATGAGCCGTTGAACTGAAAGAGCTTTATATTGAAACTTCAGGAAATTGCTTCAGAACAAAAATAACATTCTAAATATAGCATAGCTCCCTACTTTACAAAATTGTTGAAGGTATTGGAATTTTTTGAATCAGAAATTTTCTAGCCAAAATGACAGCGAGAAGCTAATAAGCAAACAACGAAGAATAGCATGATTTGTTGACtactaaaaatagtaaaataccAAATTGAGTCCATGATGAGAGAAAACTCCATAGTAATAAACATCAAGAAGACCTACAAATACTACAAGGCTCATACTAGAATAAAAGTTGAACTATTTAGCAACAGAAAATGAACTATCAAACTATGACTTCTTGTAAGCTATTCATCTGCTAAAGTCCGTCTGACAACATTGAAGATATTGCTCTAAATAAAAactcatttttttcttaatacaCACATTTCTGTGAAATTCACCTTCACACAAGTGCATTACAAAGTTATCTAGCGTGGTGTCACTTGACCATATTCACTGCTTTACATTAAAAATCAtccatttctttttctcttcagAGCAAATTACCAAACCTATTCCTCAGATGATAAAATTACCAATTAACTTCCAATATTAGATTATGATGTAGACCCTTCAATAACATTAACTACTAAATCCACAAAAATTGCAACTTCTATTTCTCAAACAATCATCAGTTTCACTCGAGTTAATGCCCTTACATCAATCAGAATGAATACACACACCTACACAGATAAGAAACACCACAGAAACATTTTACAAAAGAAGATTTTGAGAGTGTACCAACCAAATTATTTATAGTAGCTTCAATTCCACCATcgttaaaagtcaaagactcgTCGTCAAAGGCTTCCTGCTCAAAAGCTGGAACTCCATCATCGGTCGTACTCGCGCGAACCAACTTAAAACCcctcattttacaaatattgcTTCTCCTAATATCCCAAGAAACAGAATTTCTGCAACTGAATTTCCCTGAAAAACTCAATCTTTTTGAGAAACTCTTGGCGGGTTCTTGAGGATATCTCAATTCAGATAAAGAAAAAGCAGTAGCTGAAATGGGCGTGACAATCGCAGACATTCTGAccttctttgattttggtggtTTGTTCCTAGAGCTTCAGCACCAAATTAGGAAGTTAATTCAAAATCAAGAAATGCAAAGATGAACTTCTATAAAATAATGAGTAATAATTAGAGTTAGGTAGAGGTTGAAGAGGGTCAGAATTCAGAAATGgtctataatttattttatacacaTACTCACACAAAATAGTAATGCGCagacttttattttattttcttttactttttgtCCTTTTTATAGGTAAATTAGAAGCGAACAAAATTAGCATCTGTGGCCTAATTTGGAGCCTAAAATATGAGATTCGCCCAAATTTATATCCCACATAGTCCAACCCAATAATTTTGTCACAGCCTCGATTCACAATCCTAATCAAcgaaatttgtttttttaaaataaattatataagtaaataaaaaatttaaacacTGCGTGACGAAATGTTCAAACACAAGACTTAAgattttagacattaacctCCTTCAgctaggccaacacacatacacacgatttctttttttttacaaaattggTCGGATGCCATGCCATGATGCCATAGATGGCAACGAGCCCAAGTCACTATACAACTTCTGTGTTTATTAAGAGAACATTTATTTCAACTTAAACTAAATCTAGTAAATTAATTGAGCCTCGTAAAAAGGTTCATAAATCGTGTGTAAGTGTTGATTTAATAGTTAAATAGTTAATATTCGAGATTAGATGTCTAAAAAAACATAGATGACTCTATACTTTGATTGTAGGTTAATTGTTGATGCGTTCACTAGTGttgatcaaatttaattttacaaatgATTTAATAATATACCAGTAAtaacatttttgtttttgtaaaaTAAACAAGTCCAAAAAAATTCGACAACTTAAAAAAGCATATCATGAATTCatgatatttttttgttaagaTCCAATTCTTATTTCCTCCAATTTTCTTGGCGGTAGAAATGTGGACTAGTTTCGTGAATATCTTGATTGGGCCCAAAAAGAAGCCTAATACCGTGTAAGGCCCAATAGTTCATTTTTCGGTTAATTGTTTTAACTTTTATAAGTCTCTTGCTAATattcccctcaaaaaaaaaaaaaaagtctcttgctaatatatataattgaatttGTGTCAGAAAATGATCGACCAATAATTTAAGAACGTGATTGTCTAATGTTCGATTCTATCCACTTGATGTCTTAAGAATTTCTTTTTCTTAGAATGCTAATTTAAGTCTGCGAAAATTGACCAAGGCCATGCAAATATGCAATCACAATGGATATGGAATACTCCTTCCATCCCATTTAATAGTCTCTTATTCTTTTTGAGATATTCccagatataatttattttttaaatttaaattacaacaatttttttatatagttttATTTAATGTTTGATAAGATGACATATGAAACAATAAATAAAGGCAAAATAGAATtataaattacatttttttaaacAGTACTAATAGAATCTTTTAGTTAACCACAGTGTATATATTGCTAGGATGTACTTTAAATAGTTCGAcaaaatatagataaaaatattatatactatTAAATGGAGTTAAATCTtttattgaaaatgaataattttttttaatattttaagttggatatatatatatatatataatttgaattgGATGAGAAGATGGTAGAATAATAGTAGAATTAGATTTGTCTTCAATATAATTCGATTAGAAATTAAAGTACGTCATTCAGAAAAAAGTTCGATATAGAATAATTTGACTCAATTCTTTGTCATTCACACTCACACATAATATTCCGTTTTTTCTAAAGTTGCTTACAGACAAGCAGGCTTAACTAATGGCCATCCAAAAAGCGATTACTTGGAATCAAAATCACTCCTTACCTTTTTTCCTCTTATCACTCATGACTTGAGATTctctattaatttcttttttctttttcctttatccTTTTCCCTTTCTCAGCTCTTAGCTTTTAaacataaatttatttaagtgattgaAACTACCACTTTCTACTCTAGTCAAGTACACGAAATTGTAAGTTTGAACGATCCAATTATTGTAGAGTGATGATTAAGAATTCATATATTCAAATTCCACAAATACTATCTTTtttaagtatatataaatattttatgtacGTTCACGAGGTAGCTTAAAAGTGAAGGAAATATTATGGAATTTTTATCGGAATTCATCGTGTTTCATATAGCTTACAGAATAGTTCGTGATATATAAATACCACcaattaatta
This DNA window, taken from Salvia miltiorrhiza cultivar Shanhuang (shh) unplaced genomic scaffold, IMPLAD_Smil_shh original_scaffold_327, whole genome shotgun sequence, encodes the following:
- the LOC131004146 gene encoding putative pentatricopeptide repeat-containing protein At3g47840 translates to MVLSLRPLITRRLYNKSCLAYADSTQFCLREEGRVFEAVETNMLQLNSQLKELVKAGHLRSARNMFDALPHRDEISWTTMISGYVNASDSSQALSLFSKMWVIPNSRMDDFLLSLALKACGLNVNLKFGETLHAYSVKTGFVNSVFVGSALLDMYMKNGRVFDGCRFFDEMPLRNVVSWTAIITGLVRGGFSLQGLSYFADMWRDGVEHDSYTFAIALKACADLQLLKHGKEIHARTIKNGVDTTSYVVNSLASMYNKCGNLAYGLHLFENMSKPDVVSWTSVINTYVQTGSDHQGIQAFVRMRECGVCPNEYTYAAVISGVANVARIVWGRQLHALVLQGGLVDSLSVANSLMTMYSKCGQTNSASAIFHEMTRRDIISWSTIIAGHAQGGYGEEALELLSWMRREGPKPTEFALSSVLSVCGSMAILEQGRQLHAYALTVGLDQTALIRSALINMYSKCGSLQDAEKTFSLSHNDDIVSWTAMINGYAEHGHSREAIDLFEKLRHFGLRPDPVTLIGVLSACSHVGLLELGFHYFDSMTKEYEIAPSKEHYGCMIDLLCRAGRLQEAENMIKSMPVERDDVVWSTLLRASREHGDVERARTAAEQLLQRDPDCAGTHITLANIYASRGKWSEAAQVRKLMKSKGVIKETGWSWIKIKDQVSAFVAGDRTHPLCEDMYCILKLIASKDDLTFQELASVLSVTEG
- the LOC131004152 gene encoding lipid phosphate phosphatase epsilon 2, chloroplastic isoform X1, producing MSAIVTPISATAFSLSELRYPQEPAKSFSKRLSFSGKFSCRNSVSWDIRRSNICKMRGFKLVRASTTDDGVPAFEQEAFDDESLTFNDGGIEATINNLSKWLISAILAAFILWRHDALALWAALGSALNAMLSVVLKHVLNQERPVSTLRSDPGMPSSHAQSIGYTVTFLVVSLVEMFGVNAFTITLSGVFATLGSYFAWLRISQRLHTVSQVVVGAIVGFTFGCIWFWSWNSFVLNWFISILWARIAITLGAIGIVVSFVIHSYQSWLTDV
- the LOC131004152 gene encoding lipid phosphate phosphatase epsilon 2, chloroplastic isoform X2 is translated as MSAIVTPISATAFSLSELRYPQEPAKSFSKRLSFSGKFSCRNSVSWDIRRSNICKMRGFKLVRASTTDDGVPAFEQEAFDDESLTFNDGGIEATINNLSKWLISAILAAFILWRHDALALWAALGSALNAMLSVVLKHVLNQERPVSTLRSDPGMPSSHAQSIGYTVTFLVVSLVEMFGVNAFTITLSGVFATLGSYFAWLRISQRLHTVSQVVVGAIVGFTFGCIWFWSWNSFVLNWFISILWARIAITVGAIGFVVYFVIHSYQSWLTDV